Genomic segment of Nitrosopumilaceae archaeon AB1(1):
CAATTGAATGTAAAAAATTTGGCGTATCTATCATTACTTGCACAGGATTCAGAGGGAAATAATCTAAATGTAGTAATAAATCTAGGTAACATGAATGATACATTAAAAACGCCAATAGAGTATTCAGCATCTACGAAAACTAGGGTTATCTTTCCACCAATACACATTAAAAATGGATTAGAATACACATTTGATAAAATAGTAATTGATGAAAAACAAATAACAAATAAATTATATTTAGAACTAGATTCAGATACTATAATACTTGCAGTGTATAAAAAGAAATTGAAAATTGATATTACAGATGGAATTATAATTAATGACACCATTAATCATTTGTATGGGGATACAATCACAATACGACCAGACGAAAAATCATTCATATTCATATTGATTTATAAATCATTTTTGAGATGGGATGGACTCCCAGTAGGATATGACACCAAGTTGGCAAAACAAGAAATCAATTTACAGCAAGACTTGAACATCAGAGCTATTCATGACACAAATTACACAGGAATCATGATTGTTGGTGGAGGAATAGTAACCATAATTGTATCAAAATATTTAGGGTATGACATATTTGCCAGAGTAAACATATCACTGCATAAATTAATATTTCGCATTAGAATTATACATAAAAATAAAGGAGATGTCAATTAAATAACATGCCTATGACTAATGACATCATAATGGAATTAAATAAAATTACAAATCTAGTTCAAAATAAAACAACTATAACTGAAGAAGAGATTGAGCAGATTAAACACATCTTTAAAAAAATCTTACAAAAGAATCAGACATATAACACAGATGAAATTAAATCATGGTTTGAAAATGAAGGTAGTTGGTCGAATAAAGAAAGTATAACTAGAATTGTCAATTTATCACACTACTTGCAAGACAAATATGAACAAAATAATAAATTAAACATGATGAAAGATAGTTGTGATTGTGATTAGGTGTCCAACTGTTTTAATAGTGTATTTATAATAGACGAGTTTTGTGTACGCTCCTTAAGAATTTCGTCTAGACGAGATGTATCTGTCATATCTTTAGAGGAGATAATCTCCAAATATTCATCATCTAGATTTTTATTATTTTGAAACTGTTTTATAATTTCAAAGAGAATTCCAATAACTTGTTTTTGTGTTTTAATTAATTCATCCTTTTCTGAGGACATGAATTAATCACCAAAACTGCCTTTATAATCTTTTCGGATACGAACATAAATTCTAGCTGAAAAAAAATTTTAAAAATAATAGATCACCAACATCAGACCAGCAAAGAATTGAAAATGTCTTTAAAACTTTAAAATCACATCCATTATTACAATCATACCGTACACAAATACCACATTCCATCTACCAATAGGATGAAAAGTTAAAAATCAAAGAATTGTTTGCAGTACATTCAGGTCAGATACACACACATATAGTTTTTATCAAATTTAGTTTGTGTGTCAGTAATTATTTTCATAATATCAGAATCTGAGTTTAAACTTTGCACTAGACATATCATCAGATGTATAATTATCTAAGCACATCGAGACCAAATTATAAAACAGAGTCACACGGATTGCCTCATGTATAATCATTGGATATCAGAGGGAATCATTTTTAGAATAATCACAAAATAACTATAATTCATAACAGATTCGGAACAAAGATTTAATTTCCCCACTCCATACATGGTATTTGTTCAAGACGAATTATACCATTAAATTTATTAAACAATTCAAAATTTACGGGCATCGCCTTCAAGTACACCAGAACCATTGTGTATTCAATCTATATGTTTTGAAAAATCATCAGAGGTTTCAAACTTGGATTCACAGTATGCACATTGAAATTTTTCTTCCATGTTTTATACATACCAGTATGATATTTAATAATTGATGTAATTATTGTGGTGTAAAGCCATGATAACCGCCTGTTTGAGTTGCAGAGTCATTAAATGATGGCTCAAACAAAGATATTAAATATTCATCAGGATCTAAAACTATAGCATTCTTGCCTGCATCACGCTCTACGATATCTCTGTAAATTGTGATACCGTTGGACTTTAATTCCTCAATGGCAGATTTTACATCCCCTACTAGAAATCCAATAGAGATCCCATTCTCAATAGAACCACCAATGTGTTCAGCAGTAAGTGAAGCAGGGTGTAGACTCAACAAGGCCCCAGTGGTGCCCAAGTCCACCCATGTTCTTCGTTGATTTTTTATTGGCAGTCCCAGAATCTCATGATAAAAATGAACAGATTTGTCCAAGTCTTTAACTGCCAAGATTACATTCCCAACTTTTTTTAATTGCACGATAACATATGGTATAACCTTGTTAAATATTTTTGTATAAGAATTCTATGGTGTGGTGTTTGACAATCATGGTTCTATAAAGTAATCGAGGGATAATTATTATGTATTATCATAGATTGATTTATGGGGATATGATTAAAGCGTGTTCTGTCAAATAGACTAGGAATTGTAATATTCCAGTACAATTACAATCTTTATCTAAATTGCTTTTAGAACAAATCAAAAAGCGTTCTGCTATATTTGGCAATACCCCATCACCCAAAGAAATGAATAGTGGATCAACACGAGATCCAGGTCAATAATCATAAAATGATAGACTGAAAAGTGCCGAATTTGAAAGTGTGATTTATCA
This window contains:
- a CDS encoding hydrolase encodes the protein MSSEKDELIKTQKQVIGILFEIIKQFQNNKNLDDEYLEIISSKDMTDTSRLDEILKERTQNSSIINTLLKQLDT
- a CDS encoding VOC family protein, which codes for MQLKKVGNVILAVKDLDKSVHFYHEILGLPIKNQRRTWVDLGTTGALLSLHPASLTAEHIGGSIENGISIGFLVGDVKSAIEELKSNGITIYRDIVERDAGKNAIVLDPDEYLISLFEPSFNDSATQTGGYHGFTPQ